Below is a genomic region from Candidatus Dormiibacterota bacterium.
CGCGATGAATGCATTGGCTACGTCAGGGCTCTTCGTACCCTTCACCGCCGCGATTGGATAGGTTGCGATTACGTTGTAGGTATCTGGGATCCGGACACCCTGGACCTTGCTCCCGGCCGCCGTCACATCGGTCGTGTAGACGATGCCAGCATCGGCCACACCGAGCTCGATCTTGCTCACGACAGACTTGACGTCAGTTTCGAGGCTCTTGGGTTTGGCGGTCACGCCCGCCTTCGCCAGGGCCTGGAGCGAGTATTTCCCAGCCGGCACCGTCGCCGCTTCGGAGATGTAAATCACGCCCGCTTTGGCGAGGTCGGCCAGCCCCGTGATGCCCTTGGGGTTGCCAGGGGCGACCACGATTTCAAGCTGGTTGCGGGCGAAGACCTGGGGCGTGCCCGTGGTAAAGCCGTCGGTCTTCAACTTGTCCATGTTCGTCGTATCGGCGGACGCAAACACGTCGGCAGGCGCGCCCTGCTCGATCTGGGTGACCAGCGTCGGTGAACCGGCGAAGTTGAATTGCACGATGACGCCAGGGTGCGCTGTCTGAAACGCCGTGCCAAGCGCCTTGAAAGACTCGGTCAACGACGCGGCAGCGAAGACGGATATCGTCCCACTCAGCGGAGTGGGCGTCGGTGAGGATGTCCCTGCCCCT
It encodes:
- the modA gene encoding molybdate ABC transporter substrate-binding protein produces the protein MRKRVLLCVIAASFLAACGSSGGAGTSSPTPTPLSGTISVFAAASLTESFKALGTAFQTAHPGVIVQFNFAGSPTLVTQIEQGAPADVFASADTTNMDKLKTDGFTTGTPQVFARNQLEIVVAPGNPKGITGLADLAKAGVIYISEAATVPAGKYSLQALAKAGVTAKPKSLETDVKSVVSKIELGVADAGIVYTTDVTAAGSKVQGVRIPDTYNVIATYPIAAVKGTKSPDVANAFIAYVRSAKGQSTLQSFGFLSAA